In the Pocillopora verrucosa isolate sample1 chromosome 4, ASM3666991v2, whole genome shotgun sequence genome, ACCTGACTTGATTTGTTCGCTGGAGGATTTCGACTGTTACAGCTTGCAAGGCACTGAAAAATTCATTCATGACCAATGAGTGACTTTGAGGGTATCCGATTTGACCAGTATTgtgctgttttgttttcttcagccTGATGAAAAAACTTACATTTTTTCCCTTATGAAATTTCATTCAATGCCTTGGTGGCATTGAatggaagtaaaaaaattttcagggtGCTGGTTTTTGACTGAATGACAAgaagtaataaacaacaaaccagttcctttttaatttctacTCCCACTTCCCTCATATTGATCCCACTTCCCACCTCCTCTGGCACCCCTGTCCCCCTTCACCATTGTGCAACCTGAAcatatttgtatatttatggAGGCTCAGTGTGTGAGGTTGAATATCAAGGACAATAAAATATGTATTCTTCTTTTAACATTATCTTCTCCAAACCTGTAAAGAACTTTCAAACAGTGTTAGAGCctttttattgctttttcagtcttttttttttttttttttttgatgaagaaaaatacAGGTTCCAAAGGTTCTGCTGGTTCTGCAGGTTTTGGAGGTTCCCTAGTCTAATGATCCACAGTTTGGTAAAACCCCCTAGTAACtccaaattaaagaaataaactgttGAAGTCAGtaaaatttgccttaaaatatgaattaagtgttgaaataaattattacaattTCAACCACTTAATAAGCACAgaatatcattttaaaacattatATTATTGTTCTaagagcaattttaaattgGTGACAAACTTACTTTGAAATTGTGCAGGTTTTGTTGGTTGCCCTTAACTGCACTgacttctcaaccaatcaaaaaccAACACCAAACAGACCATGACTTGATTGAGTGTTTTCCCATGCCTTTACTGGTCACAAGAATCTgactgagttctcattggtctTATATATTGCTTCAACGTGAGGGTTTGCTTTAGGTTTAGAAACTTCATTCAAATGGGCTCTACTGGAAAGAAGATAAATACAGTTGGACCTGCTGTCCCTTTCCAAAGTCCATAAATTGTTACCCCTTGGTTACTGAAATTTTCACTTATCTTGAGCAGTAGCCATCACTCTAAACTAAGTCCCAACAGCCTTTTTGTATTGTCGTCCACCTGTACTCTATAGTCACTTAAAGCAGGACCACTCAAACAAAACTAGGAATCATCTTTCAAAAACTTaatccatttttaaaattatctgaaatcaatgttagtaCTATTTTGAGTGAGTTTTTGTACATTCATGGTCAGTTAGTGGTCTGAAGTTTTCTAGTTAACCcagtataattttttatttttatttttgtccagttgttttctttcttttctggcATTACAGTTTACAGCTTCTTCTAacttaaataaaatgtttccaCCTAGGAAACTTTCCCTATTAGTTCTTAATATATATATTGCCAGTATGAATCAGCAAGTCTGGTATAAATGCTTGGCTTTTACATCAAGACAATACATTTAAGGGGATAAGTATGTTTATCCCTCTTCTTGTTTCCTGTGTAATTCAATATTGGAGGTAGAGGtaagattttaatcatttctaAGAATTATGGGTTCATACCACCACTGTTGGACCATCTAAATGTGTTCATAGTAACAAAGTGATTATGTGACAAGAAATTTAACCCTAATGGAGATTTCAACTTTTGGGAAACAATTTCACTAAACCAAAGCAATTcaagaaaattataaataagATTATTCAGCTGAGTTaaggaagaaattaaaactACAATATTTGTGACTTTATCTGGATTATCTTCAACCAAgtttagtttccttttttttattcttgttataTTCATAATCAAATATAGGGttttaagaaaatagaaattGTGATATGTGTTCTTAAGTGGATTTTCAGGATGAAGTAAGAGAGAATACCTCTGTCTGAACATACCGCACACTATAGACACTGTCCAAACTACTAGCCAAAGAAGAAAACTATATTTCCATACCTATCAGTGGGTTGTGATAATACTACTGTGCATCTATAAGGTAAGGGATCAAAATCTCTGCACATTTTATAATTTCCATGGGTTCTAACATGGCTACtacactactactactacactggacaaagaaaacattctgagtctccatgagaatcagaccttcagattctgtgccgcaatgctctaccactgagccacagaacCTACatggtgagcaaggcccattatgaagttcatatatgacatgCATCCTGCATACCAcaaggatcagcaatgtcaatagcatcatgtttgtaaatagaataagataGATGTTAAGTTTtaagctcagtaaagaaataaagaaagatgttttacaTCTTGTCATAATCGTGGGACAAAGAacatctatccatctatcttCTTCTATTTATAAACATAACACTATTGACATTACTGATCCTTACAGTATGCAGGAtgtgtgtcatatgaacttccTGATaggccttgctcaccatagagtgTCTTTGGCTCAGTAATAGAGCATCAAAGTGTTGAATCTgaaggtttgaggttcaattcctcatgaggactaagagttttttctttgtaacatGCTTGCAACAAGAtgtaaaacatctttctctttttatttatcAAGCTTAAAACTAACCATCTATCTTATTCTATTTAGAACTTAATGATAACAATTGCTGGCATCGCATGTTACGAAGTGAGAAGCAGGTTGTTTGGTTTCAGATGGATTTTCTGGAGCCCTTTGATGATCTTTCCTTTATGAGCCAGAGGTACATAGTACCTCACATGTAAAACTCCCAGATATTGCAAATCATCGCGGTAGAGTCTTTTCTACCATAGAGGTCTAGGTTCGTCCCTGTGTGGTCCAATGTCCTGCAGCTCTCTTAGCCCTTCCATAACTAGTTTAATACGAGCCTTTATGTTAGCGGAGTCATTTCCCAACTTCGAGGCATATGCTGTTAGTTGGGCGcattttttctcaataaattcttGAGCCTCATCCAAAGTGAATTCCACATAAAATCCATAGCCTACTGAGACTAAAATTTTTGACGGATCTGTAATCTGCGCTTGGCAATAAAAGTTACATCCGAGATCTACTTGTGTCTTCAGCGCTTTCCCGGAACCTCCATCGcggtttttaatgttttctatGACACTTTTTAGCTGCAAATATTCTGCGATCTTGGAGTTTACCTGTCCTTGCGTTTTAAGTACAGTTTCTAAATCCTTTCTCAgtctttcattcaaaaattcTTCGTATCTTTTTACTTTCTCGTCTATGTGCACTTCGTCCGCCATTTTGCCTCTTTGTAGGTTGCACAGGGTTGTGGGTAAAATGAAATATGGCTTCTATAAAAGTCCCCGCATTCTTTGTGGTGTGTGCACAGATCATGCGCATTCGGCTTCGGCCGATGTCCGCCAACATGGCGAAAAAGTTATCTCTAGCAAAAACTTAAATTACTTGGGTATTCGAGTGAAATTCACTATTTTGAAAACAGGTGTTGAAGAGTACACATTTCTCTATCGTCATGTCTGGTTTTGACCAAGCAGGACTGCCGGGACCAGAGTTTATCACCCAAGGACTAACTACTGCACAAGATTTCGAAACTGTCAACTTCATAGAGAACTTTCAACAGGAAAACAGTATCATGCTGCCTTCTCTGCAACCTGCTTTGCCCTTTTTAGACCTCCATGACGTCCGCAGGTTACAGTTCAATAGTTTTGTGATGGAAAACTTGCGTGAAAAACTGCTTGATCAAGTGAAGGTTTTGGAAGTGGACAAACTAAAGAGTTTGCTCGATCAGTGCTTTCCGTTTATCCACGTGGCTCATCTCCGGCCAGTCGTGATGGAAGTCATGAAATATCTCCCAAAAGTCCCTGAAGAATGCCTTGAACAACTGGCAAATGATACTCAGTTGTACCAAGATTGCTCAATTGAGGTGAAAAGGCAGATCTGGATCAAGCATCATGCACTGTTTGGGGATGCGGTCGGTCCCCTTTTGAACCAATATGTAGAGGAAAAGTACAATGTTCTTCACTCCACAGAACCTTTAAATTCGCacacatttttttcagttccatCCAAAACAAGGCGACAGAATCCAGTTGTACAAAACTTAGCAAAGATGATAGGAAAATCTCTTGAACTGTATAATCTAGTGCTACAATTCCTGAGAACGTTGTTTTTAAGAACCAAAGAGGTTCATTACTGCACTCTTAGGTCAGAGTTACTGATGGCAGTGCATGATCTTGAAATTAAAGACATAAAGGACATTGATCCATGCCATAAATTTACTTGGTGTCTTGATGCCTGTATTCGAGAAAAAGTGATAGAAGGAAAAAGGACAAAGGAATTACAAGGATTCTTGGATCATGCAAAGCATAGTGAAGAACAGGTTCTTGGGTAAGGAGCTGTGTATATTATAATTAGAATATGAAATTAGAACATTTCTTAACCCAACATCAATACCTACATTATTCACTTTCTTCTCTATACacttcctttggtactgactaGGAGTATTTTTCCATTATCAAAGTCTCTTAGGTCAGGGATCATATCTGTTATTCTCTTGATCTTAATGAATGGTTCAGTGGTAGTACTGtagtgagaaattagatactggtcatGCCAATAGGTTTATGGTTGACAACTGTTTTAATGTCATCTCTACCTAACCCATTAACTCTTAGGAGTAGTAAACACACAGCTTCTCTTTATgatatgaaatttgttttgctgaTAATCTTAGTATGTGGAAATGTGTAGTGGCTGAAAGGTTAAGTTGCAAACTAAATTGTGGTAGTGTTAAGGTTGATTATCCTATATAAGGAAACTTTTCAGCACTTTAACTTTCAGGTTTGATATGTATCTTTATCTCCTGGGTCTTGAAATAATTTGCTGGCTGGCTCTGGTCACAACCCATATTTGTCCAGGCAAATATCAATTATCTCATATCTCAATAACTCCCCACCTCCCTCAtctaaaaagtatttttaacttGCTTTCATTGTACATGCAGCCTTAAAACTCAATGCGGACAAAATGATAGAGCTGTATATAAAACTTGACCTTAGCTTGTATATGAATTTGCCATTATGATTTAAAAATTGGACAAAAGGTCAGGTCATCCAGGGAATTGACCAGGCTAAACCTTGTTTTTGACTGGACTTTTACTATAGAGCTACTGTTATTTCAAGCCTTGTCTCCTGTTAGACAGATTGATGATACTCTCTATTTAGGCAAATTTACCAGTGATATGGGAAGGATAGGAAATTTTTAAGGTAGAGAGGCAATATTCCTCAGAAAACTGGGGGAAGCTGTGGCAGCCCTTAGACGTTAAGTTTGTGTTGtattctttttttccaagtgaGACAACAGTGTAAGTCACCTGCAGGTTTTCCAGTATTTTAGGGCTCAGagctaattgaaaaaaaatttttttcctcacagaGATATTGCAATGATCCTTTGTGACCCATTTGCTATCAACACTGTTGCCAAGAGTGTAATCAAGCGTTTGCAAAGACTTGTTAACACTGAATCACTGCCTAAAGTAAGTTGTTTCACTTAAATTCttgattttgcattttgaaTTGTAAAGCACTTCTATTTGCAGTAGTTCACATGCAGACATTCTCCATCTGCTATATGGCAAATATGGTGTAAAATTTATGCATCTAagtaatgtattttatttgtggTTTTTAATTATAATATCATGTTTGAGTGGTCAGATACCCTCATAAATTGAAGAGAATGTCTAACTTGGACTGGAAACACCAAAGAGATAAGAACACTGTATATATACTTGTGTATTACAGCTAACATTttccagttaaaaaaaacaaacagtaatATGGTTCCTTAATTAAACGGACAGGTAACTGTTTTCAGCAGACAATCCTTCTTGTCCTATTGGTTTGAAATGGTATTTAAATATCCCTTTGATAATGATGAGAAAAGCCATTGCCATTAATATTTTACGCTTATGACTCATAGCAGTCTACCACATATTTCAGACATGTCAAGATGTGAGTTTTCTTTTACGAGTCTTGAACCTTGGAGTTAGTGCCTGGGAGATGATCAGTAATCAACATTTTACTGAAGTGGCCTTGGTAAGCTTTTGTGATACctctttttatttcatgttcTCCCAGTCAAGTGGGAACCTCCATGGCCTAGCACTGGTATTATTCAATTATGCACCAATTAATtaaaagcttcaacatccccctccCTTGGGCAATCTATGGGCATAAGACCATCATCTTTGCAcaggggtggggaatttgaaccttgcctggctGGGTTAGGGAATTTGAACtggaagtgtcaagtctttGCAGCAGGATATTAGTGTTGTGTCTCTAAATATTAAGGTTTTTAAGGAAAATAGTTCACTTAAGCAAGTGAATGGTTGGGAAGAAAAGGTGTACCAGATCTAGGTATTAAAGAGTGGTCAATGTGTAGAACCTACCTGTcactgattttgccttttaccAAAAAATTGGGTGACGCATTTGAACACAATGTTTGCCCCAAGGGGTGGGATTTTGATCAAAtgaatcttcaaaagttcaaataccTGGGAAGTTCCCTGGTGGGTGTggtgttgaagcttcaaattgatcaacACATTCCTATATTTGAATtaataaactgtaaaaaaattctgataGTGATTGAATATGTCAAAGAAATTCTTTATGCTTCCATAATGTAAAATGTGGAATTTTccataataatttttattatggGATAAATTTCAGAGTGGAGAGCTGATTCACAAGTTTCTTCCAATACTTATGTCCCTGATGGTGGATAGCAGCCTCCACTCTTTGCACAGCAAACACCatgttgatgatgataatgCTGATGTGGAGGACCCTATCCAGTTCACTGACTACTTTGCTGAAATTACATCAGCCAACTCAGTTGCCTTCACACTTGCTTGGTGTTATCTTCTCCATGTCATTAATCAAAGAGACAGGTAATAAAAAACAGAGTTTTATGTGTAGAATTTTCATGAACCTTACAAAGCTTTGCCATATGAAAAAAAGAGTATTTGAGGATAAtaaatcaccaaaaaaaaaatcatgcgTCACTCTCATTGGATTTTTAGATGCAATAGTTTGAAAAGTAGATGTTTATAGTGTAATTCTGGTCCAGGTGCAAGCCCAACtagaagaaggaaaacaagtgCATTATTTGAAAGTTAAGTGAATGAGAGAGCAGACCTCAATTAAGGACCTTCACTCACAATGTTACAAGGAGATTGTAAATAGTTAATAAAGCCCCTTCAAAAAAGGGGTTTTGACACTATTATGGGAAAGAAGTACAAAGAAACTTAGGGCCAGATAAACTACTGTTCCTCACAGCATGGAGcaaatcaattttcaagacAGCCATGTCACAAAGTTTGCCATCAATGGTTGAAACTAATTATTTTCCTATAATGTGTGTTGTATCCATGTGACTGCAGACATACCCTTGTTGCCATCTTGCCTTGGTTTGTCAACACATGTCAAGAGCGAGCTTTGGATGAGGTCTCCCTTCACACTCTGACCAGTTCCCTAGCTGCTTGGCAGGAAGAGTTTACACATCCTGATTTCTGTGATGTGGTGTTTGACCAATTTCTTCTTCCCTTGGTGTCACACACAAGTGTAATGCGACACACCCTAAGATTGCTATCGTACATTTTTCCTAAATTGGATCCTCAAAAGGTGTTGCACATTCTGACCATTGCACAGCCATCAAGTGAGGTATGTACAATGTATAGTtggttttgtgttgtttttttaatttatgcacTCTCTTGAGAAGTAACAAAACACAAGGTTCTCAAGAGAAAACTTTATTATATTTGCCAGCCACTCTACCTGACAACTCTTTAAAAGAGGTggtattttttaaacaatagcCTCAGAATGGTAAGGAACCATCTTCTAGTAAGTACTAATACATGCATGAGTGGTTTGTAAAGCCTATAGGAAACCTCAATTTACTGCACTTTGCAttttatcaaaatcaaaaagtagaaaagattaaaaaatgtttcaaatgaaCTCAAACTCATCTCAATTACCAGTTTAAATTACTTACAGTTTATTGAACTTTGATGGGGTTGACTCAAAATTGAATGACCAAACTTATTGTCTTCATTCTGTAGAGCATCTTACAATtccattttaactttctgtaaTTTGAGCCGGAAAAATAATTAAGAGTGGTGAAAATAGAATCTCAGAACATCTAGAAAGAAAATATACAGTACTGGTAGGGCCAGCCCCAAGCCATccctcccttcccccacccccaaagaataaaacttttgtaCTCAGGGTCCCAACTGCCTCCTTTCAGGGTACCAGTAATTCTTTTTCACTGGTGTAGTCTACTCATAATCTCTCTGAAAACCCTAAACCTTTATAGTAATGAATGATTATATGCATCCACATCCAACTTTTGCAGTCTTAAGATGGGTATTGTGACTTACTCTTGATTGTGATTGTATAAATGCTTTAACATTCACAGTTTACTTACCCTCCAGTTCAAATTTGGCAGAAAATTATAGCCTTTAATTAAGTCTCTTTGTAAATATGAGCACTATGAGTGGTCAATTTAGCACGCCATATTTCACTGTATGgcctgctaaattcaaaagtttgattGAACTGAAATCTTTTTTTGCCCCAATTTGAACCCAGCAATACAATTAATATATagctaacattttttttgttggtacTGGAAGTTATGTGTTACTAATTCctattttttcctatttttggtTTGGATGTATGGTCCAATGGGCCACACACTTTGTGCTTGGATCATGAAtccaagtggaaaaaacatGGTCTGTAACTTACCATATAACTTACCATATAAATCTTGCCATCAGTCAGCACTTGTGGTGTGCACAGCAAAGTTCCATGTGAAAGTTGCCTAAAgtctagttttcaaaatgggACAAGATATATGTGAACATTAATTAGAGGAATTTTATAAAAGTTTACGAAGCTGGACGTGGATGGTTGTCAGTCCAAATGAGTGGGTGTAGTGTCAATGACATTTCCCCATTACTGTGTTGGTTATTTAATCACCCacacttttgttatttttgcaaaaattattAACATAATTGTTACTAGTAGTGGTCAAATGGTAATAGTATTTATTATTCAATTTATAACTACAGCACAATGAAGCTGTCCATGATCTTCATGCCATGGTAGTTGAACGCATTTCCAATTACAGTGCCCTTACACCTGGTTCATCATCTGTGGAGCAGCCATcttcagcatcatctttgtcATCGTCGTCACACAGTCCACTGGAGTACATTCAGCCTGCCAGTAGCTAATCACGACCACAAAATAGAAAGTGAATTCCAATGATCACCTTTAAACTCCAAAATTATAGGTTTAGTTTGGCTGTTAAGTATTAATTAGTGGTGAAGACTTGCTCTGCTGTCTGGTCAAAACGGATGTGATCACATGTTAACATGGGATTGTGGGGCTTCAGAATCTTCTCATACTTATAAACCCAATGGTCATAGTGAAGGAGAGTTTTGATTTGTACTGAAGGGCATAGTTGAGTAGTGTGCTCTGCTATGGATAAGCAGAGCAGTTATTTACCAAACTGAAGGGTGTAGGGGAAAAATGGTGATGTTGATTTATGATAGTTTGAAATAGCAGACtcaaaaaaatgatttcttgcTCAATTTGCAGAGTGTGTTTTTcaattatcttttaaaattactttgtgGTAACTTAGGGAAgtggttgttttatttttc is a window encoding:
- the LOC131778731 gene encoding negative elongation factor B-like — its product is MSGFDQAGLPGPEFITQGLTTAQDFETVNFIENFQQENSIMLPSLQPALPFLDLHDVRRLQFNSFVMENLREKLLDQVKVLEVDKLKSLLDQCFPFIHVAHLRPVVMEVMKYLPKVPEECLEQLANDTQLYQDCSIEVKRQIWIKHHALFGDAVGPLLNQYVEEKYNVLHSTEPLNSHTFFSVPSKTRRQNPVVQNLAKMIGKSLELYNLVLQFLRTLFLRTKEVHYCTLRSELLMAVHDLEIKDIKDIDPCHKFTWCLDACIREKVIEGKRTKELQGFLDHAKHSEEQVLGDIAMILCDPFAINTVAKSVIKRLQRLVNTESLPKTCQDVSFLLRVLNLGVSAWEMISNQHFTEVALSGELIHKFLPILMSLMVDSSLHSLHSKHHVDDDNADVEDPIQFTDYFAEITSANSVAFTLAWCYLLHVINQRDRHTLVAILPWFVNTCQERALDEVSLHTLTSSLAAWQEEFTHPDFCDVVFDQFLLPLVSHTSVMRHTLRLLSYIFPKLDPQKVLHILTIAQPSSEHNEAVHDLHAMVVERISNYSALTPGSSSVEQPSSASSLSSSSHSPLEYIQPASS
- the LOC131778779 gene encoding protein UXT homolog, which encodes MADEVHIDEKVKRYEEFLNERLRKDLETVLKTQGQVNSKIAEYLQLKSVIENIKNRDGGSGKALKTQVDLGCNFYCQAQITDPSKILVSVGYGFYVEFTLDEAQEFIEKKCAQLTAYASKLGNDSANIKARIKLVMEGLRELQDIGPHRDEPRPLW